The window TGGGGCGCCTGGACGGATGCGGCTGCGGCCGATGCAGGCTCGCTTGTCATGACCCAACTCCTTCCTTTTCAGTGGGCACCTTTGGGCAGGAGGATGCTCTCCTGGCAGGAATTTGTCAAGGTGCTTATGCGTATGACAACTGAAAACGGATCTAGGGACGCCGGGTCCTCATTGCCGCCGGGCGAAGCGTTGCGTCGGCGCCGCGGGCGGCAAGCCCGGGCGCCGCGGATGAAACGTCGTTGTAAGAGTTCCGGAGCTTTGTGTATACTCTGCGCTGTTTACAACTTACGGCGGCTGCCGGCAGGTGAGTGGGGAGGCGCAGTGGAGACCGGATTTCCGAAATGCCAGCGGTGCAAGACAGGAGACCTGGTCCCCCTCTCCGACTTCGGGAGCCAGGGCGCCGCTATCCACTACAAAGCCTGGGCTTGCACCAACCCGGAGTGCGGCTACAACATCAAGATCCGCAACGGCGACATCTACATGGACGAGCCGATATCAAGCGGCATGATGCACACTCAGCGCCTGCGCTAGGCGCCCTTTCGCGCCCGACCTACGCCCCTGGTTGCTCCTGACGCGACTTGCGCTGTCCCTGCCCTAGCGGGAAGCGCCCGCGCCGATGCCGGCGTAACGGATGCCGGCCGCCTCCACCCGCGCGCGCTCGAAGGCGCCCCGGCCGTCGAGGAACACCCGGCAGCCCCTAAGCGCCGAGAGGTCCAGGCTCTCATACTCGCGATGCGCCGCCTGCAGGACGGCGGCGTCCACCGCCGCCTCCGGCGGCAGCGGCGAGGGCTCGAGGCCCTGCCCCCGGATCTCGTCCGGCGAAAACAGGGGGTCGTGCACGAGGACGCGGACTCCGCGGGCGCGGAGCGCTGCCGCCATGAGGAGCGTGCTTGAGAACGCCGACTCCTTGACGTTTCCCCGGTAGGCGAGCCCCAGGACGAGGACGGTGCGGCCCTCGAGTGAGGTCACGCCGGTCTGTCTGAGGGCGTCCTCCAGCACCTCGACCGCGTAGCCCGCCATGCCGTCGTTGAGGTCGCGGCCGGCAGAAACCAGGCGCAGGTCCGGGAGCGCGTCCAGCAGGAAGTAGGGGTACACGGGGATGCAGTGGCCCCCCACGCCCACGCCAGGGGTGTGCAGGTGTGAGAACGGCTGGGAGTTCGCGGCGCGAGCCGCGGCCGCGTAGTCGATCCCGAGCGCGTCCGCGGCCCGCGCTAGCTCGTTCGCCAGGGCGATGTTCACGTCGCGGTAGATGCTTTCCGCGAGCTTGGCGAATTCGGCCGTCTCGGCATCCGGCAACAGCATTACCTCGGCGTCCAGCATGCGGCGGTAGAAGGCCGCGGCCCGGTCGCCCGCTTTCGGGCTGACGCCGCCCACCACCTTCGGGTAGGTCCGCAGGTCCCGGAACACCTGGCCCGAATACACGCGTTCGGGGCTGTAGGCCAGGTCGAAGTCGGCCGGCGCCAGGCCGGAGCCGCGGGCGAGGTCGCGGCCGAAGCGTTGGCGGGTCACCCCTACCGGCACCGTCGTTTCGAGGACCACGAGGTGGCCGGGCCGCATCCCGCCGGAGATCGCGGCCGCGGCGGCGTCCAGGTGCTTGAAGTCGGGCCGCCGCTCAGGGTCGATGCCCACCGGCACGATGCAAACGACGACGTCGCTCTCGCGCACGGCGGCGGCGGTGTCCGTGGTCGCGCGCAGCATGCCGGCGGAGCGCGCCGCCGCCAGGGCCTCTTCCAGGCCCGGCTCGCCGCTGATCGGGCACTCGCCGTCGTTCACCGCGCCGACGACGCCTTCGTCCACGTCGCAGCCCAGGACGCTTGCGCCCTTGGAAGCGAACTGGGCCGCCAGGGGTAAGCCGACCTTCCCCAACCCGACGACGGCGACTCGCAAGTCCGCGCTCATTCGATCCGTTCCGGGACCACAGGCCTGCCGCTGCGGGCCGACTCCGTGAGCGCGTCCGCCACGGCCAGGGCGGCGAGCGCGTCGCGCGCGCTCACGGGCAGCGGCCCGCCGCTCTGCAGCGCCGCGACGAACGCCTCCAGCTCGGCCACGAGTTGCTCTCGGGGCTCGATGTCGATGCGGGTGCCGCCGGGGCCGCGGGCGAAGCGCGAGTCCGCCCAGTCGCGCACGGGGCCGGTGCGCTGCTCCGGTGTCCTGTAGAAGTCGAGCGTCTGGGCGGCGTAATCGAGCACGAGTAAGCCCTGCTCGCCGAGCACCACCAGGTCGCGCAGTCGTCGGGGAGAGAGCCAGTTGACCTCGAGCGTGGCGATCGGCCCCTGCCCGTCGCCGGCTTCGAAGCGCAGGACGCCGGCGATGCCGTTCTCCAGCGGCGTCACGACGCCGCTGACGGCGGCGGCATAAGCTTCCGCGACCTCTGTCCCGGCGATGAGGCGCGCTGTGTCGATGTCGTGGATGGCGCTGTCGTGGACGACGTTGAGGTCGCGCGGCGGGACGCGGAGGGCGCCGGCGCGGCGGGCGGTGATCTGGAGCACGCGACCGACTTCGCCTTGCTGCACGCGCCGCGCGGCCTCCTGCACTGCCGGATTGAAGCGCTCGATGTGGCCGGCCATTAGCGGCACGCCGGCCGCTGCCGCGGCCTGCACCAGCCGGCGCCCTGCCGCCAGCGAGGGCGCCAGCGGCTTCTCGACCAGCAGGGCGCAGCCCGCCTCGACCGCGGCCAGCGCGGCCTCCTCGTGCAAGGCGGCGGGCAGGGCTATGACGACGGCGTCGAGTCGCTCGGCCGCCAGCATCTCCCGGAAGTCGCCGTAGGCCTTCGTGCCGGGAGGGCGCGGGGCCTGCTTCAGGCGCGACGGGTCGCTGTCGCAGATGGCGGCCAGGCGCGCGCCCGGGAGGGAGGCGAGCACGCGGGCGTGGTTCGCGCCAAAGCCGAGGCCGGCGACACCGAAGGCGAGGTCCGTCTTCATTCGGCAGCGTGCTCCGCGGTCCACTCGTTCACGGCGGCGACGATCGCGTCGAGGTCTTCGCGGCTTA of the Dehalococcoidia bacterium genome contains:
- a CDS encoding nucleotide sugar dehydrogenase; protein product: MSADLRVAVVGLGKVGLPLAAQFASKGASVLGCDVDEGVVGAVNDGECPISGEPGLEEALAAARSAGMLRATTDTAAAVRESDVVVCIVPVGIDPERRPDFKHLDAAAAAISGGMRPGHLVVLETTVPVGVTRQRFGRDLARGSGLAPADFDLAYSPERVYSGQVFRDLRTYPKVVGGVSPKAGDRAAAFYRRMLDAEVMLLPDAETAEFAKLAESIYRDVNIALANELARAADALGIDYAAAARAANSQPFSHLHTPGVGVGGHCIPVYPYFLLDALPDLRLVSAGRDLNDGMAGYAVEVLEDALRQTGVTSLEGRTVLVLGLAYRGNVKESAFSSTLLMAAALRARGVRVLVHDPLFSPDEIRGQGLEPSPLPPEAAVDAAVLQAAHREYESLDLSALRGCRVFLDGRGAFERARVEAAGIRYAGIGAGASR
- a CDS encoding Gfo/Idh/MocA family oxidoreductase, with product MKTDLAFGVAGLGFGANHARVLASLPGARLAAICDSDPSRLKQAPRPPGTKAYGDFREMLAAERLDAVVIALPAALHEEAALAAVEAGCALLVEKPLAPSLAAGRRLVQAAAAAGVPLMAGHIERFNPAVQEAARRVQQGEVGRVLQITARRAGALRVPPRDLNVVHDSAIHDIDTARLIAGTEVAEAYAAAVSGVVTPLENGIAGVLRFEAGDGQGPIATLEVNWLSPRRLRDLVVLGEQGLLVLDYAAQTLDFYRTPEQRTGPVRDWADSRFARGPGGTRIDIEPREQLVAELEAFVAALQSGGPLPVSARDALAALAVADALTESARSGRPVVPERIE